Within bacterium, the genomic segment GTGTGTATGCTCGACAGCACCCATGCTTGGGCAGTAGGGCAGTATGGCCTCGTGCTGGGTTTCGGCGACTGGGCGATAGGCGTGAACGAGGCAGGCGAGCATGTCAGTCCGCGCGGGCGGCCCTTCGCCGTTTCAGTGCGGCCGAATCCGTGCCGGGTTCGAGCGACTGTCGAGTTCTCAAGTCCGCTGTCCAAGCCGACGCAGGTGAAGCTGGTCGATGCTGCCGGACGCGTGAGGCAGGCAGTCTCGGTGCGAGCCGGGGCGCGATATTTGGACCTCGACATGCGTGACACTCCGAGCGGAGTCTACTTCGTCCACACGGGCGCAGTCCCTGCTGTCCGTCTCGTGGTCCAGCACTAGCCAGCTAGCCTGCCCTCCACCAGCGTCTACGGCCTTGGCGCGATGGCGTCGAACACTTCTGTGCGGATTCTCGACAGCACGGCAGGGTCCGAGCCGCGGCAGAACACGGAGGAAGGAAGACGGAGGCGAGAGAAGGAGAGAGGACTGAGGAATGAGGAGAGAGGAATCCGGGAAGAGGACCGAGGTCGGAGGATGGAGGATTCGCGTCCGGACCTGAGGACGATGTTCCGAGCAGGGAAGGAGAAGTCGGGTTTGGCCCGATTTGGCCTTGCATCAGTCTGGATGTTGTTCGCGCGCGGGTCGGAGTCAAGGCCAGCGCGCAAGTGGATTTCGAGATCAGCGAGAGGGCAAAAAGAACTGAGGACTTAGTGACTCCAGCCAATCGAGCGTAACTCAATTGCTCTCGGTCGGTTAAGCACTGTCGAGTCGCGGAGAATCCGCATATAGGGGTCGCCCGGGGGCTAGCCTTCGAAGGAGCATTCGAAGAAGCCATGAAACAAGCCTTGAAATGAGCTTTGAGCTGAGCTTTCAGAAGAACTTTGACGCGAGCTTTCGTCGGAGCTTTGAGGCAAGCGATGCGAGAAGCGATGCGCTGAGCCTTGAAACGAGCGATGCGCGAAGCGATGTGGCGAGCGCTGAAACGAGCGATGTGATAAGCGATGAAGTAAGCTCTCGAGTTAGATTTCTTGGGAGCTTTGAAGGGAGCTCTCTGCCGAGCTTTCAGAGGAGCTTCTAACGGCGCATTCAGCGGCATTTTCGATTGCCGATTGTCGAGTGTCGATTGGCGGGAGTCGCAGGGCGGTTGTCCGCTTGTCGACTGGCAAGTGCTGCCCGCGACGACGCCAGAACCGGATTCGATTCGGGACTCAATCTGCGTCCATCTGCGGGATCTGTGGATAGTCTGGTCCGAGCCTTGGCGAACTTGGCGTCTTGGCGGTTCTCACATCTGTGCCATCTGCGTCATCTGCGGTTTATCCTCTCCGGCCCGGCTTGATTGAGGAGCGGTTTCCGCTAGATTGAGGCGTGGCGCTAGCGAGCATCAGTTTGCGAGGTTTCAGGAATCTCGAACCTACATCCGTCGACTTCGCCGAGGGCTCGAACTACCTGTTCGGGCCGAACGGCGCGGGGAAGACGAACCTGCTTGAGGCAATCCACTACTTGGCCATCGGCCGGTCGTTCCGCCGATGCCCGGATGCGGAGCTGCTCGGATTCGGCAGGGACGTGCTCGTCGTCTCCGGAAAGGATGAGAGTGGCGAGCGGGCCGAGATAAGGTTTGACGGCCGCGAGAAGCGGATACTGAGAAACGACATCCCGGTGGACAAGTTGTCGGAGTACTTTGGGTGGCTGCCCGTGGTCGTGCTGCTGCTGGAGGATATCGAGCTGGTGAAGGGCGCGCCGGGAATCAGGAGAAGCTTCCTCGACATGGCCATATCGAAGGCGGAAGGAGGAGACAAGTCAAAAGCCAAAAGCCCAGAGCCAAGAGCCAACGGCAAGGGCAGGACGAAGTTAGAAGCTAGAAGCGAGAGTCTGGAAGCTAGAATGGCTGAGACGGAAGGCGAAGGGCGAACGGCGAGAGGCGGAATGCGCGACGAGGAAAAGAGTTACATCGCGCTGATCGCCGGGTACCGAAGGGCTGTCAGCCAATACAATCGCCTTCTGGAGCGGTCAGCCGTTAGCCGTGAGCCGTTAGCCGACTTGGCAGCTTGGGAGGAGGAGTTGGTGCTGTCGGGCGTGCCAGTGTATGAGTCGCGGCTGGCGAAGGTAGGTGAACTGCTTGAGAACGCGGTGAAACATTATGAGCGGTTGGCAGGACATGGGGCGATGTTCAGCTACAGGTCGAGTGTCGAGAACATCGGGACACGATCCGAATCCTCGAAGGATTCGGTCAT encodes:
- a CDS encoding AAA family ATPase, with amino-acid sequence MALASISLRGFRNLEPTSVDFAEGSNYLFGPNGAGKTNLLEAIHYLAIGRSFRRCPDAELLGFGRDVLVVSGKDESGERAEIRFDGREKRILRNDIPVDKLSEYFGWLPVVVLLLEDIELVKGAPGIRRSFLDMAISKAEGGDKSKAKSPEPRANGKGRTKLEARSESLEARMAETEGEGRTARGGMRDEEKSYIALIAGYRRAVSQYNRLLERSAVSREPLADLAAWEEELVLSGVPVYESRLAKVGELLENAVKHYERLAGHGAMFSYRSSVENIGTRSESSKDSVMSLADAFRQRLAATRERARALGHALVGPHRDDIRIARGDRELRKFGSVGEQRLAGIALRLAEADMILSAGRQRPVFLLDEVASELDEQRSRMVLAMVAERGQMVYAAARRMQDSRIRGFKDSSDADSCRDSSVSLDPSNPGPLDSFGGKEFHVEAGKVSELS